The following coding sequences lie in one Enterococcus sp. 9E7_DIV0242 genomic window:
- a CDS encoding sensor histidine kinase, which produces MDWLDEQLQRIRLTNKKLQASLFLYLLAGLLLAIFAYGLTVSFCVGWERLLLNETQTMEHFTDIFTRSYTQDVSNEAARAVAILRVVRRFNLIVYILLAIGWSSRQFYQEKIRQPLLIMEETIRGIQRKDLSIACEYRSGDEFEDICSGVEEMRRQLIEDQRQIVQFHGEQRQVNAAFAHDIRTPLAVIQNNVELIRAFYPSGKMTETKMDESLDKIDRHLQRLKDFTFTMQEIQKIDEINLVREYQKTEVLLQTIKEIGEAIVTKVFDIQVTEPIPKKVTIDLQIISQVMENLLTNANRFAKKRVTVTIQVEASYLLIFVHDDGKGFSKEEITKATEPYYSRDKQKHFGMGLTISQTLAQKHGGVLKLSNAVNGGAVTSATFSII; this is translated from the coding sequence ATGGATTGGTTAGATGAACAATTGCAGCGGATTCGGCTGACAAATAAGAAGCTGCAGGCCAGCCTATTTCTATATCTTCTTGCAGGTCTGCTACTGGCGATATTTGCTTATGGATTGACAGTTAGTTTTTGTGTGGGCTGGGAACGTTTGTTGTTGAATGAAACGCAAACAATGGAGCATTTCACTGATATCTTTACGCGTTCCTACACACAGGATGTTTCAAATGAGGCTGCGAGGGCTGTGGCAATTCTTCGAGTAGTCCGACGTTTCAATTTGATTGTCTATATTCTTTTGGCGATTGGCTGGAGCAGTCGTCAATTTTACCAAGAAAAAATTCGTCAACCATTATTGATTATGGAAGAGACGATTAGAGGAATACAGCGAAAGGATCTTTCGATAGCCTGTGAGTATAGAAGTGGCGATGAATTTGAGGACATTTGTTCCGGAGTAGAGGAAATGCGGCGTCAATTAATAGAAGATCAGCGTCAAATCGTACAATTTCATGGGGAGCAACGCCAAGTCAATGCCGCTTTTGCGCATGATATTCGGACACCATTAGCAGTGATTCAGAACAATGTCGAGTTGATTCGAGCGTTTTACCCCTCTGGAAAAATGACAGAGACGAAGATGGATGAGTCATTGGATAAAATAGATCGTCATCTTCAGCGGCTGAAAGATTTCACTTTTACGATGCAGGAAATCCAGAAAATTGATGAAATCAATCTGGTAAGAGAGTATCAAAAAACAGAAGTTTTGCTGCAGACGATCAAGGAAATTGGTGAAGCAATTGTTACTAAGGTATTTGATATTCAGGTAACAGAACCGATTCCGAAAAAAGTGACAATTGATTTGCAGATTATTTCTCAAGTAATGGAAAATCTATTAACGAATGCTAACCGATTTGCGAAAAAGCGAGTAACTGTGACGATCCAAGTGGAGGCATCCTATCTATTGATTTTCGTACATGACGATGGTAAAGGATTTTCAAAAGAAGAAATCACTAAAGCGACAGAGCCGTACTATTCGAGAGACAAACAAAAACATTTTGGCATGGGCCTGACTATCAGTCAAACCTTGGCCCAGAAGCATGGAGGCGTGTTGAAGTTGTCGAATGCAGTCAATGGCGGAGCCGTAACTTCTGCAACTTTTTCAATTATATAG
- a CDS encoding ABC transporter ATP-binding protein codes for MSIKIKQLNQFYGKKQVLHDLNLTIETGMYGLLGRNGAGKSTLMKTLATLLPCNDGEIVMEDIRIQHRKDIRSIIGYLPQEFSMYGNMNAYDVLDYLGILSDLSTAKRKERIRIVLEQVNLTVHQKTKVKAMSGGMKRRLGIAQALLHDPKVLIVDEPTAGLDPEERLRFRNLLAELADQRIVLLSTHIAGDIEAVAENLAILDQGRIIYSGTVSELLESAEGHIFTIRIPRTELNAVKQQVQVINLYQEGSHIDVRFIGKENEQMMDHPLLLEASPTLEDAYLYILQNRAGVEK; via the coding sequence ATGAGTATCAAAATTAAACAGCTCAATCAATTTTATGGAAAGAAGCAGGTGCTGCATGATCTCAACTTGACGATCGAGACAGGGATGTACGGATTACTGGGAAGAAATGGAGCTGGTAAATCAACCCTGATGAAAACACTTGCTACACTATTGCCGTGCAACGATGGTGAAATCGTAATGGAGGACATCCGTATTCAGCATCGAAAGGACATCCGATCGATCATTGGCTACCTGCCTCAGGAATTTTCAATGTATGGCAATATGAACGCCTACGATGTGCTTGATTACTTAGGGATATTATCCGATTTGAGTACAGCAAAACGCAAGGAAAGAATTCGAATTGTACTGGAACAAGTCAATCTAACGGTTCACCAAAAGACAAAGGTTAAAGCAATGTCAGGAGGAATGAAACGAAGACTAGGTATTGCACAAGCGCTTCTTCATGATCCTAAGGTTCTGATTGTGGACGAACCGACAGCTGGACTTGATCCGGAGGAACGGCTGCGTTTTCGGAATCTTTTGGCAGAACTCGCGGATCAACGTATCGTGTTATTGTCGACGCATATTGCAGGAGATATTGAGGCAGTAGCAGAAAATCTGGCAATTCTGGATCAAGGAAGGATTATTTATTCCGGTACCGTTTCAGAGCTGCTGGAATCAGCAGAGGGACATATTTTTACCATACGCATCCCTCGAACAGAGCTGAATGCGGTCAAACAACAAGTACAGGTCATCAATCTTTATCAAGAGGGCTCTCATATCGATGTTCGTTTTATTGGAAAAGAGAACGAGCAAATGATGGACCATCCGTTGCTTCTGGAAGCTTCTCCGACACTGGAAGATGCCTATCTTTACATCCTGCAGAATAGGGCAGGTGTTGAAAAATGA
- a CDS encoding tyrosine-type recombinase/integrase: MARRGENIYKRKDGRWEGRYVKSRDKNGKIIFGYVYARKYAELREKLTLKKMEYASGIDQQNLYKGTVSEWMNYWLDYLMAKKIKASTYANYRGRLKKHINPYFDEILLTDLTTAKVEEFIHHLIALGLSAKSVHCIINILKSAIRKAVMEELLIKDPCAGVILPRLKKTSVSALTKIEQERLEQVAWREVECSPVILSLYTGMRIGEISALRWRDIDFTANIISVEHTLQRIMISEGEERRTKVIISQPKTGTSQRALPLAKNLKNYLLEKKQSSTSEFVISCKDGYAEPRLINYRFKKLLEAARIESVNFHALRHTFATRCVEEGVDIATLSKLLGHTSIKLTLDTYTDSMWENRQKAVSLLDKRIKRGSAA; this comes from the coding sequence GTGGCACGAAGAGGAGAAAACATTTACAAACGTAAAGATGGCCGATGGGAAGGTAGATACGTCAAATCAAGAGACAAAAATGGAAAAATCATTTTTGGGTATGTTTATGCAAGGAAGTATGCTGAATTGAGAGAAAAGCTTACTTTGAAAAAAATGGAATATGCCAGTGGGATCGATCAGCAGAATCTTTATAAGGGAACTGTTTCGGAATGGATGAACTATTGGTTGGATTATTTGATGGCGAAGAAAATCAAGGCTTCTACGTACGCAAACTATCGTGGGCGACTGAAGAAGCATATCAATCCTTATTTTGATGAGATTCTTTTGACTGATCTGACTACGGCGAAAGTGGAGGAATTTATTCATCACTTGATTGCCCTTGGTTTGTCAGCAAAATCCGTTCATTGTATTATCAATATCTTAAAGTCGGCGATTCGAAAGGCTGTCATGGAGGAGCTATTGATAAAAGATCCCTGTGCAGGCGTTATTCTACCTCGCTTGAAGAAAACATCCGTTTCTGCGCTGACAAAAATTGAACAAGAGCGTCTGGAGCAAGTCGCGTGGCGAGAAGTAGAGTGTTCTCCAGTCATTCTTTCCTTATATACTGGAATGCGTATTGGCGAAATCAGCGCTTTACGCTGGCGAGATATTGATTTTACAGCAAATATCATCTCAGTCGAACATACATTGCAGCGAATCATGATTTCCGAGGGAGAGGAACGTCGAACGAAGGTAATCATCAGCCAACCAAAAACAGGAACCTCCCAACGAGCATTACCTCTGGCAAAGAATTTGAAAAACTATTTGCTGGAAAAGAAACAATCGTCTACCTCAGAATTTGTGATTTCCTGTAAAGATGGGTATGCTGAGCCACGGCTGATCAATTACAGATTTAAAAAACTATTGGAGGCAGCGAGGATAGAATCTGTTAATTTTCATGCGTTAAGACACACCTTTGCTACGCGTTGTGTAGAAGAAGGTGTTGATATTGCCACGCTTAGTAAGCTGTTGGGGCATACATCGATCAAGTTGACGTTGGATACGTATACAGATTCTATGTGGGAAAATCGTCAGAAAGCTGTTTCGCTTCTTGATAAAAGAATCAAGAGGGGCAGTGCTGCTTGA
- a CDS encoding RpiB/LacA/LacB family sugar-phosphate isomerase — MRLGIGNDHKGYYLKKTIGYYLKEQLYDFIDLGTSNGFEVVDYSACVEDICKKIQHEEIDGGILIGGTGIGMSICANKYQNIRAALVQDVFSAKIAKERYDANILCLGEQVCGEGSARMIIDVWLQTAFQGNQQTVL; from the coding sequence ATGCGGCTTGGAATAGGAAACGACCATAAAGGTTATTATTTAAAAAAGACCATCGGCTATTACTTGAAAGAGCAATTATATGATTTTATTGATTTGGGAACGAGTAATGGATTTGAAGTGGTTGATTATTCAGCTTGCGTAGAGGATATCTGCAAAAAGATACAACACGAAGAAATCGATGGTGGAATTCTGATTGGTGGTACGGGCATTGGGATGTCTATTTGTGCAAATAAGTATCAGAATATTCGAGCTGCCTTAGTACAAGACGTGTTTTCTGCCAAAATAGCGAAAGAGAGATATGATGCTAATATTCTCTGTCTGGGAGAGCAAGTTTGCGGAGAAGGCTCTGCGCGTATGATCATTGATGTGTGGCTGCAGACGGCATTTCAAGGAAATCAACAGACGGTGTTGTAG
- the ahpC gene encoding alkyl hydroperoxide reductase subunit C, which translates to MSLIGKEVEEFAAKAYHNGEFIDVSSEDFKGKWNIVCFYPADFTFVCPTELEDLQEQYATLKDLGVEVYSVSTDTHFTHKAWHDHSDAIGKIEYIMIGDPSHKISRIFDVLDEEGLAQRGTFIIDPDGIVQTVEINADGIGRDASVLIDKIRAGQYVRKNPGEVCPAKWKETGETLKPSLDLVGKI; encoded by the coding sequence ATGTCATTAATTGGAAAAGAAGTAGAAGAGTTTGCAGCAAAAGCGTACCACAATGGAGAATTTATTGATGTATCGTCAGAAGATTTCAAAGGGAAATGGAACATCGTCTGTTTCTACCCAGCGGATTTCACGTTTGTATGCCCAACTGAATTGGAAGATTTACAAGAACAATACGCAACCTTAAAAGATTTAGGCGTAGAAGTTTACTCTGTTTCTACAGATACTCATTTCACACATAAAGCGTGGCATGATCATTCAGACGCAATCGGAAAAATCGAATACATCATGATCGGCGATCCTAGCCATAAGATTTCTCGAATCTTTGATGTATTAGATGAAGAAGGCTTGGCACAACGTGGGACATTTATCATTGATCCAGATGGCATTGTGCAAACAGTTGAGATCAATGCAGATGGTATCGGCCGTGATGCGAGCGTTCTGATCGACAAAATCAGAGCAGGTCAATATGTGCGCAAAAATCCAGGTGAAGTTTGTCCTGCTAAATGGAAAGAAACTGGCGAAACGCTAAAACCTAGCCTTGATCTTGTAGGTAAAATCTAA
- the ahpF gene encoding alkyl hydroperoxide reductase subunit F, whose translation MALDTEIKEQLAQYLELLENNIVLKASVGTDENSQKVLELVEEITSMSSKISMENTQLDKTPSFAVDRTDGASGVVFAGLPLGHEFTSLVLALLQVSGRAPKVDDSVIKQIQSIDKELHFETYVSLTCHNCPDVVQALNIMSVLNPKISHTMIEGGMFKEEVEAKGIMAVPTVLLNGEEFSSGRMTIEQIFEKVAGPADASEFEDKEPYDVLVIGGGPAGASAAIYAARKGIRTGLVAETFGGQVLETLGIENVIGTPYTEGPKLMAQVEAHVNEYPVDVMKSQRTAKLEKKELVEVTLENGAVLKSKTAILATGARWRNVGVPGEKEFKNKGVAYCPHCDGPLFEGKDVAVIGGGNSGIEAAIDLAGIVKHVTVLEFMPELKADQVLQERLYSLPNVTVKKNVQTKEITGTDKVNGITYADRETGEEVHLDVQGVFILIGLVPNTDWLGDTLDRTKMGEIIVDKRGATNVPGVFAAGDCTDSAYKQIIISMGSGATAALGAFDYMIRHT comes from the coding sequence ATGGCATTAGATACAGAAATCAAAGAACAGTTGGCTCAATACCTTGAGCTTTTAGAAAATAATATTGTTTTGAAAGCAAGTGTAGGAACAGATGAGAATTCTCAGAAGGTATTAGAGCTTGTTGAAGAAATCACGTCGATGTCTTCAAAAATTTCAATGGAAAATACTCAGTTAGATAAAACACCAAGTTTTGCTGTGGATCGTACAGATGGTGCCAGCGGTGTCGTTTTTGCAGGCTTACCACTAGGTCATGAGTTTACTTCACTGGTATTGGCGTTGTTACAAGTCAGCGGTCGTGCACCAAAAGTAGACGATAGCGTAATCAAACAAATTCAAAGTATTGATAAAGAGCTTCATTTTGAAACATATGTTAGCCTGACTTGTCATAACTGTCCGGACGTTGTTCAGGCATTGAATATTATGAGTGTACTGAATCCAAAAATTTCACACACCATGATTGAAGGCGGTATGTTTAAAGAAGAAGTTGAAGCAAAAGGAATCATGGCAGTACCAACGGTTCTGTTGAATGGAGAAGAATTCTCCAGCGGACGTATGACGATCGAACAAATTTTTGAAAAAGTTGCCGGACCGGCAGATGCTTCTGAATTTGAAGACAAAGAACCCTATGATGTATTGGTTATCGGCGGTGGACCTGCAGGAGCAAGTGCTGCTATCTATGCTGCTCGTAAGGGAATCCGTACAGGTTTAGTTGCTGAAACTTTTGGTGGACAAGTTCTTGAAACATTGGGGATTGAGAATGTGATTGGTACGCCTTATACAGAAGGGCCTAAATTGATGGCTCAAGTAGAAGCTCATGTGAATGAATATCCCGTTGATGTAATGAAATCGCAGCGTACTGCGAAGCTTGAGAAGAAAGAGCTAGTTGAGGTAACCTTGGAAAATGGTGCCGTTCTGAAAAGTAAAACAGCAATTCTTGCAACAGGTGCACGCTGGCGTAATGTAGGCGTTCCTGGTGAGAAAGAGTTCAAAAATAAAGGGGTAGCTTATTGCCCACATTGTGATGGTCCTTTATTTGAAGGGAAAGATGTTGCTGTTATCGGTGGAGGAAACTCCGGAATTGAAGCAGCTATCGATCTTGCAGGAATCGTGAAGCATGTCACTGTACTTGAATTCATGCCTGAGTTGAAGGCCGATCAGGTCTTACAAGAGCGTCTATACTCATTACCGAACGTAACAGTGAAGAAAAATGTTCAAACAAAAGAAATTACTGGGACAGATAAGGTAAACGGGATTACTTATGCCGATCGTGAAACGGGCGAAGAGGTTCACTTGGACGTTCAGGGAGTCTTTATTCTGATTGGTCTGGTACCGAATACAGACTGGTTAGGCGATACACTTGACCGTACGAAGATGGGTGAAATCATTGTAGATAAACGTGGTGCCACGAATGTTCCAGGTGTCTTTGCAGCTGGAGATTGTACAGACAGTGCATATAAGCAAATCATTATTTCAATGGGATCAGGAGCTACTGCTGCTCTAGGTGCATTTGATTATATGATTCGTCACACATAA
- a CDS encoding AraC family transcriptional regulator, whose translation MHAWEAIQVTVDFIEEHLEEEIKIDDLAALANLSPFYYQRLFSRLVKKPAREYIKFRRLAHASDLLSNKRMRILDIALESGFNSHETFTRAFKEAYGMTPEYYRESPVMLNQFDKPDLALNYILIDEGVPLISDGLVLEFNRKKLETPISFLGFEGYVPIEGQLPNGEATGIDIPGEVWGKFHKNKRDIPRIKNSRELGVAYLGNAPEGNFTYFAGAEVANGTKDDRFSKWTLPAREYVVCGFEAENFQELVTVALNKAVKYSGLWVEKHDLTLSMYSPEMYYNSSPEGSYMELWLPIEDKN comes from the coding sequence ATGCACGCATGGGAAGCCATTCAAGTCACAGTAGATTTTATTGAAGAACATTTAGAAGAGGAGATCAAGATCGATGATCTCGCTGCTTTAGCAAACCTTTCGCCCTTTTATTATCAAAGACTTTTTTCACGACTAGTCAAAAAGCCGGCAAGAGAATATATCAAGTTTCGACGACTCGCTCACGCTTCTGATCTGCTCTCAAACAAAAGAATGAGGATTCTAGATATTGCATTGGAGAGCGGCTTCAACAGTCACGAGACATTCACTCGAGCATTCAAAGAAGCCTATGGTATGACACCTGAATATTATCGCGAAAGCCCTGTTATGCTGAATCAGTTTGATAAGCCAGATCTCGCATTGAATTACATCCTAATTGATGAAGGAGTGCCCTTGATCAGCGACGGGCTTGTTCTTGAGTTCAATAGAAAAAAGTTGGAAACACCTATTTCTTTTCTAGGCTTTGAAGGGTATGTGCCAATTGAAGGACAGTTGCCAAATGGTGAAGCGACAGGTATAGATATTCCCGGAGAAGTATGGGGGAAATTCCATAAAAACAAGCGGGATATTCCCCGAATCAAAAATAGCAGAGAGCTTGGTGTCGCCTATTTAGGAAATGCACCTGAAGGCAACTTTACTTATTTTGCAGGTGCAGAAGTTGCCAATGGAACAAAAGATGATCGCTTTTCTAAATGGACACTTCCGGCAAGAGAATATGTTGTTTGCGGGTTCGAAGCAGAAAACTTTCAAGAGTTGGTCACTGTGGCACTCAATAAAGCAGTCAAGTATAGCGGCCTATGGGTGGAAAAACATGACTTGACCCTGTCGATGTACTCTCCGGAAATGTATTACAACAGCTCTCCGGAAGGCTCCTATATGGAATTATGGCTACCGATCGAGGACAAAAATTAA